In the Fusarium oxysporum f. sp. lycopersici 4287 chromosome 9, whole genome shotgun sequence genome, one interval contains:
- a CDS encoding acyl-CoA-dependent ceramide synthase (At least one base has a quality score < 10): MSGSEPFPLLNTANDQLHQRRPADQANSYASNTTATQDAINNARKRRKSSLLGGEIRGDTGAPALASSRASLEASDNHSNGHSDGRKRLSKRRRARGLIGRAKQTMIKHTFVLPAVLLVFFLVGYAINPTESNPIHHFIFLSYKLPQDDPNEPAQYGKGRWDIAFVGFYTIVLSFTREFIMQELLSPLARNYNLTRGKKARFMEQVYTALYFGVLGPAGLWVMSHTPVWYFNTHGMYEGFPHRTHLAPVKFYYLFEAAYWAQQAIVLLLGMEKPRKDFKELVGHHVVTLGLIGLSYRFHFTYIGLAVYVTHDISDFFLATSKTLNYIDSPLVGPYFGVFMVAWIYLRHFLNLKIIWSLLTEFETVGPFELNWETQQYKCRIAQVITFALLSSLQALNLFWLFCIARIAWRFLSQNDLQDDRSEDEDDDIEEEEEMPASALKTNGKANGFVNGHTNGHAISKIPEDAKN; this comes from the exons ATGTCAGGCTCAGAACCTTTTCCGCTGCTAAACACGGCAAACGATCAGCTGCATCAGCGTCGTCCCGCAGACCAAGCAAATTCCTACGCCAGCAACACCACAGCCACCCAAGACGCCATCAACAACGCCCGGAAGCGACGTAAGAGTAGTCTTTTGGGCGGCGAGATCAGAGGTGACACGGGTGCTCCGGCATTGGCTTCCAGTCGTGCCAGTCTCGAGGCCTCAGATAACCACTCCAATGGTCAC TCCGACGGCCGCAAGCGCCTCTCGAAACGACGCCGTGCTCGTGGCCTCATCGGTCGAGCGAAGCAGACCATGATCAAGCATACTTTCGTCCTCCCTGccgtcctcctcgtcttcttcctcgttgGATATGCCATCAACCCTACCGAGTCCAACCCTATCCACcacttcatcttcttgtcgtACAAGCTTCCTCAGGATGACCCCAACGAGCCTGCGCAGTACGGAAAGGGACGCTGGGATATCGCCTTTGTTGGTTTCTACACAATTGTCCTCTCCTTCACTCGTGAATTCATCATGCAGGAGCTCCTGTCACCACTGGCCCGAAACTACAACCTCACCCGTGGTAAGAAGGCCCGTTTTATGGAGCAGGTCTACACTGCTCTCTACTTCGGCGTCCTTGGTCCCGCTGGTCTCTGGGTCATGAGCCACACTCCTGTGTGGTACTTCAATACCCATGGCATGTACGAGGGCTTCCCTCACCGAACTCATCTTGCACCAGTCAAGTTCTACTATCTATTCGAGGCCGCATACTGGGCTCAGCAGGCCATTGTGCTTCTCCTGGGTATGGAGAAGCCTCGCAAGGACTTCAAGGAGCTTGTTGGTCACCATGTTGTCACCCTCGGACTCATTGGCCTGAGTTACCGATTCCACTTCACCTACATTGGTCTGGCAGTCTACGTCACCCACGATATCAGTGACTTCTTCCTCGCTACGTCCAAGACGCTCAACTACATTGATTCTCCCCTTGTCGGACCTTATTTCGGAGTTTTCATGGTTGCTTGGATCTATCTGCGTCACTTCCTCAACTTGAAGATCATTTGGTCTCTTCTCACCGAATTCGAGACCGTTGGCCCCTTTGAGCTCAACTGGGAGACTCAGCAATACAAGTGCCGTATCGCACAGGTCATCACTTTCGCACTCCTCTCGTCCCTCCAAGCCTTGAACTTGTTCTGGCTCTTCTGCATTGCTCGAATTGCTTGGCGATTCCTCAGCCAGAATGATCTCCAGGATGACCGATCTGAggacgaagacgatgatatcgaggaagaggaagagatgcCTGCCTCTGCCCTCAAGACCAACGGCAAGGCAAATGGCTTCGTCAACGGACATACCAATGGTCATGCCATCAGCAAGATCCCTGAAGATGCGAAGAACTAG